In one Cottoperca gobio chromosome 12, fCotGob3.1, whole genome shotgun sequence genomic region, the following are encoded:
- the LOC115016339 gene encoding oocyte zinc finger protein XlCOF6-like, with product MSPLETFETQISILMDTVVGEAVTELGRLLDKCSGNVVSAQHTSSPAEVTATKSEEEEREVTTAEGRRLFNGAITNQFASFMEAWTKGALAKILMMLKVSMCEAEDGPAAEQRAGLSETTQTSMELRAGRVAGPKKQSASRSSRQKRKTIEEGSAPDITTDTDHIYHRADAATQESNRGSPSEPGAPSELVSEVNEEDGIQEDTGPSTATPKMKKKKSTGPLKCPSCDKSFALKCMMDRHYLTHSKPHLCSECGKRFAGQRGLIAHSRRHTGEKLYKCSDCGTEFAYKYTFDRHMRQHSLKKPSTHTCSLCENQFPGMSALQRHRCCALKKTFVCSLCPETFECRQRLADHENLHPGDRDFVCEVCGESFLSSSSLTTHRVNHTQKKNCCDVLGLGCSDFSVLRNHLSKHTGEKLFSCEVCGKGCSHQSALKHHMLTHTGEKPYVCETCGKRCGHASALQNHMRIHTGKKLSQPVCNVCGKKFHRTVNLKYHMSVHTGEKPHACTQCDKRFSNPSNLKLHMTIHSGEKLYGCNICGRRFAQSRSLKLHRRVHTGEKPHHCGVCGKGFIHSGDFKKHQRGHLPDEPDNGPSEKSAV from the exons ATGTCCCCCCTGGAGACTTTCGAGACACAGATATCTATTTTAATGGATACTGTGGTGGGAGAGGCGGTGACGGAGCTCGGCAGACTTCTGGATAAGTGCTCGGGTAACGTTGTGTCCGCTCAGCACACATCTTCTCCGGCTGAGGTCACAGCCACGAAGAGCGAAGAAGAGGAGCGCGAGGTGACTACAGCGGAGGGGAGACGCCTGTTTAACGGAGCTATAacg AACCAGTTTGCGTCCTTCATGGAAGCCTGGACCAAAGGTGCATTAGCGAAAATACTGATGATGTTGAAAGTGTCCATGTGTGAAGCTGAGGATGGTCCTGCTGCAGAGCAGAGAGCCGGGCTAAGCGAGACGACACAGACGAGCATGGAGCTGAGAGCAGGGCGAGTGGCCGGGCCTAAAAAGC AATCAGCATCTAGAAGCTCTcgtcagaaaagaaaaacaatcgaGGAAGGATCTGCACCAGATATAACAACGGACACTGACCACATATATCACCGAG ctgATGCAGCCACACAGGAGAGTAACCGTGGGTCCCCGTCTGAACCTGGTGCCCCCTCAGAGCTGGTCTCCGAGGTAAACGAGGAAGATGGCATCCAGGAGGATACAGGCCCTTCAACTGCCACACccaaaatgaagaagaagaagagcacaGGACCATTGAAATGTCCTTCTTGTGACAAATCATTTGCTCTGAAGTGTATGATGGACAGACACTACCTGACTCACTCCAAACCTCACCTTTGCTCCGAGTGTGGCAAACGTTTTGCTGGACAACGCGGGCTTATCGCACATTCGAGACGTCACACCGGAGAGAAGCTTTACAAATGCTCCGACTGCGGGACAGAGTTTGCTTACAAGTATACGTTCGATAGACACATGCGTCAGCACAGCCTGAAGAAGCCgagcacacacacgtgctcGCTGTGTGAGAATCAGTTCCCCGGGATGTCGGCACTTCAGCGGCACAGGTGCTGTGCCTTGAAAAAGACGTTTGTCTGCTCGCTTTGCCCAGAGACCTTTGAGTGCAGACAGAGATTGGCCGATCACGAGAATCTGCATCCAGGAGACAGAGATTTTGTGTGCGAAGTGTGCGGCGAGAGTTTCTTATCGTCCTCGTCCTTGACCACTCACCGGGTGAATCACACGCAAAAGAAAAACTGCTGCGATGTGCTTGGCCTCGGGTGCAGTGACTTCAGCGTCCTCAGAAATCACctgagcaaacacacaggagaaaAACTTTTTTCCTGCGAGGTTTGCGGTAAAGGTTGCAGTCACCAGAGCGCTCTGAAGCACCACATGCTGACCCACACGGGAGAGAAGCCGTACGTCTGCGAAACCTGCGGCAAACGCTGCGGCCACGCCAGCGCGCTTCAGAACCACATGAGGATCCACACAGGGAAGAAACTGAGCCAGCCGGTGTGCAATGTATGCGGCAAGAAATTCCACCGCACTGTCAATCTCAAATATCACATGAGCGTCCACACCGGAGAGAAGCCTCACGCCTGCACCCAGTGTGATAAAAGGTTCAGCAACCCCAGCAATCTCAAGTTACACATGACGATTCACTCGGGGGAGAAACTGTACGGCTGCAACATCTGCGGCAGGAGGTTTGCTCAATCCAGAAGCCTCAAGCTGCACAGGCGGgtccacacaggagagaagccaCATCACTGTGGGGTCTGCGGGAAAGGATTCATACACAGCGGCGACTTCAAGAAACATCAGAGGGGTCACCTGCCAGATGAGCCGGATAATGGACCGTCTGAAAAGAGTGCTGTATAG